In the Scomber japonicus isolate fScoJap1 chromosome 18, fScoJap1.pri, whole genome shotgun sequence genome, one interval contains:
- the LOC128379390 gene encoding ecto-ADP-ribosyltransferase 5-like, with protein sequence MKALLLILAPVLLLPCWMAMDNPSKTKTYPLGMAPDAVDDMYLGCKDEMEKIVNEKFLKLELEGDFKKAWEDEGVVDCSKQKPDKGDEALTENHMHAICAYTSTLVYKQFNKACKTGKDFKFYTLHYWLTTAIQILNPKQTCQTTYRRNGSESTGTVGDIIRFGIFASSSYSTEQKSYGTKTCFEIKTCHGAYLKHYSILGTKEQEVLIPPYEKFQITKIIVGKGEFDALPDCEKVFVLKSAGKESWQTMCNKAKL encoded by the exons ATGAAGGCTCTCCTGCTGATCTTGGCTCCGGTGTTGCTTCTCCCGTGCTGGATGGCGATGGACAATCCCTCAAAG ACCAAAACATATCCACTGGGTATGGCTCCTGATGCTGTTGATGACATGTACCTCGGCTGCAAAGACGAAATGGAGAAGATAGTCAACGAGAAATTCTTAAAGTTAGAGTTAGAgggagattttaaaaaagcctgGGAAGATGAAGGTGTTGTAGATTGTTCAAAGCAAAAACCGGATAAAGGGGATGAGGCTCTCACTGAAAACCACATGCACGCTATCTGTGCTTATACATCTACACTTGTTTATAAACAATTCAATAAAGCATGCAAGACAGGTAAAGACTTCAAATTCTACACTTTACATTACTGGCTGACTACTGCCATTCAAATCCTGAATCCCAAACAAACCTGTCAAACTACTTATCGAAGAAACGGATCTGAGTCCACCGGCACAGTTGGCGACATCATTCGGTTCGGTATATTTGCCTCCAGCTCTTACAGCACAGAGCAGAAATCTTACGGTACTAAGACCTGCTTTGAAATTAAGACCTGTCACGGAGCCTACCTGAAGCACTATTCAATCCTTGGAACAAAGGAGCAAGAGGTGCTTATTCCCCCCTATGAAAAATTCCAGATAACCAAAATTATTGTAGGGAAGGGTGAATTTGATGCACTGCCTGACTGTGAGAAGGTCTTTGTATTGAAAAGTGCTGGAAAAGAGAGTTGGCAAACGATGTGCAACAAGGCAAAGTTATGA